GGGCTTCTGTGGGGCGGCGTGCGGCGCACGGCGTACGTGTTCCCGCCGTGCGTGAAGCGCAGCTGCACGTAGGGTTCCGTGGCGGGGTCGGCAAAAGCGCTGGCCAGGGTGTTTTCCGAGCGACGCTGCCCCGATGTTTGGCCGAAGAGCGCGTACTTAATGGCGTCGAACAGCATCGTCTTGCCGCTGCCGGTGGGGCCGCAGATGAGGAAGATGCCGCTGTTGATCGCATCGAAGTCGATATGCTCTTCCTTGGGGTAGGGGCCGAATGCGGCCATGTCTAGTTCCAGCGGCCTCATTGGGCGCCCCCTTCCTCTTCCTCGCGTGCTTCCTCGATGATGACGTGCAGCAATTCGCGTTGCTGTTCCGAAAGCGCTTCGCCGGCCTGCTGTTCGTAGTAGTCGCTCACGACCGAAAGGGGATCGCGTTTCCGCACGTTATGCGCCACTTCCTGCGTATTGCCAGTGAACGCCTCCGCATCGTGTGCGAAGTCGAGTTGCATGACGTTCGGGTAGAATTCGCGCACCTTCGCCATGGCATCCATGAGCGCCTCGTCTTCGAGCGTGATGTGAAGGTAGTCATCTGCGTGCGCGTCGGTCTGCGCGGCCGCTCGCAGGTCTTCGAAGGTGCAGCGTACTTCGCGAAGGGTTCGCTCCTCGGGAAGCGGCACGCTGGTGACCTGCGCATTTCCTGATTCGTCTATGTCCACGATGTCCACGTGCTTTTGCCTGCCCGCTTCGGAAAACGAATACGGGTACAGGCTGCCGCTGTAGCGCACGGTATCGCGGCGCACGCGCTGCGGTCCGTGAATATGGCCCAGCGCCACGTAGTCGAACGCATCGAACACGCGCGCCTCCACGCTGTCGAGCCCGCCAACCACGATGGTTTCCGATTCGCACGTTTCGGGCTTGGTTTCGCCGTCCACCACGAATTGGTGCGCTACCAGCACATTTGCTGCATCGCTGCGCAGTGGCTGATGGTGCGCGGCGCATGCCAGCGCATCGGTGTAGCTGGCGATGGACTCCGCCTCGTTGGGATAAGCCGCGCGTACGTGCACGGGCCGCACGAAGGGAATCAGGTGAAAGCGCGCTGCGCCCGTGGCGGATTCCATGTCGATGAACTGCGGTTCGCCCGAAAAGGGCTGGGCAATGCATACGCGTTCGGCGCTCATGAAGCGGGCACCGAAGGCAAGGCGCTCGGCGCTGTCATGGTTGCCGGCAATCATGATGACGGTGATGCCCGCATCGGTTGCCTGCTCCAGGAAGTGTTCGAGAGCACCAAGTGCCCAGGTAGGGGGCACGGGCTTGTCGTATATGTCTCCCGCCACCACGATGGCATCAACGCGTTTTTCGCATGCGATGCGCACGATATGCTCCAGTGCGCGTTCCTGCTCTTCCTTTAGCGAAAAGCCGCGAACGCGTTTGCCTATGTGCAGGTCTGCGGTGTGCAGGAATCTCATGGGTCACCTCGATAGTTGTGTCGAGCCTCCATTATGCCATGTGAAAGATGGCGATTCGGTTGCAGAGTTCTGCTGGGGTCATCTGCGATGCTATGTCTTTCTATAATGGGTCCCCAATATTGTCTAGTGTGCGATTGAATAGAGCACATGCGGTCTAGGATGGGTTGGTATCGCATGATTGAAGTAAAGGGCTTGAGAAGGTCCTACAAGACGGGCGATTTCGTGCAGAAGGCGCTCGACGGCGTGACACTGAACTTCCGCGATAACGAGTTCGTGGCGGTTTTGGGTCCCTCGGGTTCGGGCAAGACCACGCTGCTGAATATTCTGGGTGGCTTGGATCATGCTGATGGTGGCGATATCGTCATCAACGGCACGTCTACCAAAGATTACCGTTCGAGCGATTGGGACACCTATCGCAACCATCGTATTGGCTTCGTATTTCAAAGCTACAATCTCATTCCTCATCAGACCATTCTCTCGAATGTCGAGCTAGCGCTGACGCTTTCGGGTGTGGGGCGCGCGGAGCGAAAGCGCCGTGCTGCTGATGCTCTGGCGGAAGTGGGTCTGGGCGATCATTTGCATAAGAAGCCTAGCCAGCTTTCCGGTGGTCAGATGCAGCGCGTTGCCATCGCCCGCGCGTTGGTGAACAACCCCGATATCGTGTTGGCCGACGAGCCTACGGGTGCACTCGACACTGAAACGGGCATCCAGGTTATGGACATCCTGAAGAAGGTTGCCGACGACCGCCTGGTCATCATGGTTACGCACAATCCCGAACTGGCCGAAGAGTACGCTACGCGCATCGTGCGCCTGGCCGATGGTTGCATCATCAGCGATAGCGATGCGTTCAATCCGTTCAACGATTCGGCTATCGTGGGCGTTCCGGACCCCGCCAACGAAGCGGCGCGCGCCGCCGCTACTGCCGCTGCGCTCAATGCGGCAACTGCCGTGCATGTGGACGACCCTGGGCAGGGTGCAGGCGGCAAGGAAAAGAAGGCCTCGATGGGCTTCCTTACCGCGCTTGCTCTTTCGTTCAATAACCTCATGACGAAGAAGGGGCGTACGTTCCTTACCGCATTTGCGGGAAGCATCGGCATCATTGGCATTGCCGCCATCTTGGCGCTTTCCAACGGCGTGAACAATTACATCCTGGATACCGAGGAAGAGGCGCTTACCAGCTATCCGCTTACGGTAACCAAGAGCAGCTTCGACGTATCGAGCCTGCTCACGGCCACCATGGGCTATACCACGGGCAGCGATTCGGAAGGATCGGGCGACGGGGAGTTCTCTACGTCGAACAGCATTCCCGAGTCCACCATCATGACCGACATGTTCGCCAAGGTGAAGAACAACGACCTTTCCGCGTTCAAGCAGTACCTGGAAAGTGGCGAAAGCGGCATCGACGAGTACGTGAACACCATTCAGTACGATTACGGTATCGAGGTAAATGCCTTCTCACCCGATACGTCTTCGGGCGTAACGCAGCTCAATCCCTCGTCCATGAAGTCGGTCTTCCAGAACGGCATCTCCTCGAGTGCTCTCTCCAGCAGCTCGGGCATGTCGTCGTTCGATGAGATGCTCGACAATCGCGAAATGCTCGAAGATCAGATGGACGTAGTTGCCGGGCGTTGGCCCGAAAACTACAACGAAGCCATACTCGTGCTCAATTCCTCGGGGGCCATTAGCGATTACACCCTCTACAGCCTGGGCGTGTATGACACCTCGGTCATGGAGGACATGGTCAAGCAGGCATTGAATGGCGAAGAGGTGGTCGTTCCCGAAACGTCGGGCGACTTCACGTACGACGATGCGCTGAACCTGTCGTTCAAGGTGGTTCCCGCAAGCTCCATGTACCGATACAACGAGGAGCAGGGCACCTGGACCGATATGAGCAAAGACGAAGAGTACATGAAGGAGCAGGTCAACCAGGGCATCGACTTGAAGGTCGTGGGCGTGGTGAAGCCCGCTTCCGCATCCAGCTCCGCGGTCCTCAACGAGGGCGTGGCGTATACGCCCGAGCTCACGCAGAAGCTCATGGAGATGGCTTCGTCCTCCGATATCGTGAAGCAGCAGCTTGCGAGCCCCGACGTGGATGTGTTTACGGGCAAGACGTTCGAGGAGCTGCAGGATAGTCAGGCGTCCGATTTCGATATGAGCTCGATGTTCAAGGTCGACGAGGAGGCGTTGTCGAACGCATTCGGGTTCGATTCGAGTTCCCTCGATTTCTCGGGCATGGACCTAAGCGGCATGGATATGTCGAGCATGGATTTGAGCGGGCTTTCCCTTGATGCGAGTTCGCTTGATATGAGCGGAGTGGATATGTCGGGTCTCTTCGATTCCGATACCATGGCCGCGCTCATCGCGAATGCGCCGCAGCCCGATTTCTCGCAGATGAATCCTTCGATTAACGATGAGCAGCGTGCAGCCATAACGGCCGTTTCCGGGCAAATCACCGGAGGCTTTGCGCCCTATGTGATTGCGCAGGGAGGCACGCTTGCCGATTTCCAGGATTCCGCGAAGATGCAGCAATATTGGGCTGCGTATCTGCAAACCGAATCGGTGCAGCAACAGGTTGCCCAGCTGAATGCGCTCATGGGTCAGGCGTATGGTGAGGCTCTGCAAACCGCCATGCAGGACTACATGACCAACCAGTACGCCCCCTACATGCAGCAGGCTATGGGCAATCTGATTTCCCAGGCTGCGCAAGCCATGGCCACTGAAATGGCCACGCAGATGGCCACGCAGATGGCGGCGGCAACGGGTCAGCTGGGATCGCAGCTCTCCTCGGCCATTGGCAGTTCGCTTACCAGCCAGATGTCGGGCCTGTCGGATAGCCTGCAGAGTGCGTTTTCCTTCGACGCCGACGCCTTCGCGCAGGCCATCCAGTTCAACATGACTCAGGAAGACCTGGTGTCGCTGCTGACCAACTACATGAATGCCGATGAGCTCACGTACGACGGCAACCTGGAGAAGCTGGGGTACGCCAGCTTGGACAACCCCGAATCCATTGGCATCTACCCGAAGGACTTCGCCGCGAAGGAGAAAGTGCTTTCCATCATCGATGGCTACAACCAGCGTATGACCGACGAGGGCAATGACAGTCGCACCATCCAGTACAGCGACATCGCCGGTACGCTCATGAGCTCGGTTACCGACATCGTGAACATGATCAGCATCGTGCTCATTGCTTTCGTGAGCATTTCGCTCGTGGTGAGCTCCATCATGATCGGCATCATTACTTACATTTCTGTGCTCGAACGCAAGAAGGAGATTGGCATCCTGCGCGCCATGGGCGCCAGCAAGGGCAATGTTGCCAATGTATTCAACGCCGAAACCATCATCGAGGGCCTGATCGCCGGCGTGTTCGCCATTGGCTTCGTGGTGCTGGTGAGCATACCCGTCAACGCGATTGTTGCCGCATCGTTCGACGTCGAGAACGTGATGATTTTGCCCTGGGTATCGGGTCTCGTGCTCATCGGCGTGAGCGTGCTGCTCACGTTCGTCGCGGGGCTGATCCCCTCGGGCAACGCGAGTCGTCGCGATCCTGTGGAGGCGTTGCGCACAGAGTAGGGCAATCAACCCGTCCGCGGCGGGGCGGGCGAGCCCCTGCGGCACGCCTCGCTCCGCTGCTCGCACGGCGGTGTTGTGGGGTTGCTTGGTCCCGAGGGGTGTTTCCCTCGGGACCTTTTTGGTTCTGAGGGGTTAAGCCGTGCTCGTGCGCTGCGCTGTTCAGGAGTTTTGTACTGGCGCTGTCCCGGGGTTGGGGCCGTGGGCGGCGAGAACCCTTCGGCTTGCGCCTTCGGGTTCTCTTCGCCCGCGGCCCCAACCCCGGGAATCAGCGCTTTGGTTGGTGTTCACAGGGTACCGCAGGGGCTCGCCCGCCCCGCCGCTGCGTGTTGCGGGTTGCGGAACCCGGGGCCGGTTGTGGCCAACCTCACGGGCGGACGCGCTGCGCGGTCTGCCCTGTTGCGAGTGGGTCCCGCTCGCCGGGTCGCGGGGTTGCCTCACGGGCGCGGACGCTTCGCTGCGCGCCCTGCTGTGGACGGGTCCCGCTTGCGGCGGGCGGCCTCACGGGCGAAGGCGCTTCGCTGTTCGCCCTGCTGCGACGGGGTTCCGATCGGCTGGGGCGTATCCACGGGCGATTCGCTGCGCTCTCGCCCTGCCGCGAGTTGGTTGGGGCCGTGGGGCCACGGGCGCGGACGCTTCGCTGCGCGCCCTGCTGCGACGGGGTTCCGCTCGCCGGGTCGTAGACAACCCCGCGGGCGTTCGTTTCGCTCGCGCCCTGGTGCGAGTTGGTTCTGCTCGCCGGGATTTGGGGCTTGGAGGGATGGTTTACTGTTATCCTATACGCGGATTATTTAGACGAGAGGATTGTTATGGCTATTGAGATTCTGTCTGATGAGCTGGTGAATGACGGTCATGTAATGCGCGTTACGGTGCGCATTCCGGCTGGCGATAAGGCTTCTATGGTGCGCGAGGGCCTGCTGGGTTTGGCGCAGGAGGCTCGTTTGGCTCCGGGTGAGGGTGGCGAAATTCGCGCGGCTCTCGAGGACAAGTTTGGCGCCGAGAATGTGGCTGCTGGTCTTACGTCGTACGTGGCTTCCATGGCTGCGCCTGCTGTGGTGAACCAGAAGAACCTGCATATCATGTTTACGCCGCAGTCTACGGTTGAGCGTGTGGATGGCCTGTTCGACGAGAATGCGCTCGAGATGAAGATCGATCTCATTCTGCGTCCCGAATACGAGCTCACTGATTATTCGCCCGTGCATGTGAAGCGCCAGTCCATCGAGATTACCGACAAGATGGTTAGCCTGCAGATTGCCCAGGAAATGGAGCGCTTTGCGTCCTTCGAGGAGGCTGGCGGCCCGCTCGAGGTGGGCGATTACGCCATGTTCGACATGACCACGCAGGTCAATGGCGAGGAAGCGGCCAGCCTTTCCGGCAAGAACTCGCGCATTGCGCTCGTGAGGGGCGAAATGCCCGACGGTTTCATCGACGCTGTCGTGGGCATGATGCCGGGCGACGAGCGTACGTTTGATTTCACGGCCAAGCTGCCGGGTGCTCCCGAGAACGCCGCTCCCGATACGTTCAACGTGCGTGCGAAGCTCATCGAGAAGCGTCTTCGCCGCGTTCCCGAACTTACCGACGAGTTCGTGCGCGAGAGCATGAAGGGCGCGGGTGTGGGCGAAACCGCTGAAAGCTTCCGCGCTGCCGTGAAGGAGCGCATGGAGGCTCAGCTGGCTCAGCAGCAGAAGCTGCAGGACGAGAACATGGTCGACGCCGAGCTGGCCAAGCGCCTCGATGCGAACATTCCCGACCTGTACCTGGAAAACACCCATCGCGACATTCTGCAGAACATGCAGGCAAACCTGGCTGCGCAGGGCATGACCATCGCCCAGTACGCTCAGCAGCAGGGTGCCAACGAGCAGCAGTTCAGCATGATGATCGCCATGCACGCGCATGAGTCGCTGCGACAGGGCTTTGCGCTCGACGCGTATTTCCGCCATATGGGCCAGGAAGTCACTGATGCTGACATCGATGCCGCCCTGCATGAGATGACGCCCGGTCACGAAGAGCAGGCGCGTGCCAACTTCGACAAGAACGGCGCCTGGTTCGTGGTGCGCGAGACGGCTGCTCGCCTGAAGGCTCACAACGACGCCGTTTCCAAGGCCATCTTCGAATAGCAAACATCCCATACAAGCAAAGGGCGCCGGTCGCGATGTGCAGCCGGCGTCCTTTTTGCGTTGCGATATGCGGTTATTTGCTCTTCCTGCGCAGTACCACGAACAGTACGACGATGATGAGCAGAATGATGAGTAGTTCGGTCACGCCGAATGGTCCGATGCGCATGGCGCTCCTATCGTTTGCCTTCAGTTGCGTCCATTATACGATGGGGCGTGCTGGCTATTCCTCAATAGGCACGTAGATGTTCTCTACGTCGGTGCCCTTGCCGTCCAGGTTCAGGAACTGGGGTGCCGTGAGGATATCGCCGGCTATCTTCAGGTTGTGTTCTCGCAGATAGCGGCGCAGCGGCTCGTAGGATGAGCCTTTCGTGCCCTCGGAGCGCGTGATTTCGCGCCGCCAATACACGCAGGGGCCCAGCGGCAGCAGACGCGCGTGCTGGCGAGCGTTGCGCGAAAGCAGATGCGCATCGGTTTGACGCACGCCGATGATGTAATTGGGTATTACCGTGTGCGCTTCCGATTCCACGAGATTGCTCTTGATGATGCGCATGCACTGCGAAGCTCCAAGCAGGCCGTAGAACTCCGCGATGGTTTCCTGTCGTTTCATGGAAACGGAGAAGTCGCGCTTCACGGACGCCTGGATGTACAGGCAATCGGGCGCATTCGTGAGCGAGAAGACGTTATCGCCTTCTCGTTGTTCGATGTAGCCGAGCGCGTTCGTGATGGTGTCCACGCGTCGCTTCAGGATCTCGATCTGCTCTTCGATGTTGTCCTTGCGCGATGCAAGGCTGGTCAGAAAAGCATCGGTTGCCTGAGGGCTGTCGATGTAGTTGATAGCCTCGTCGATGCTGAAGTTGTACGAAAGCAGCTTGCGGAATGCGTTCATGCGAAACGCGTCTTCGGGCGAGAAGTCACGATATCCGTTATCCTCGCGCGGTGATTGCAGCAGTCCTCGTTTCTCGTAGAAACGAATGCTTGACTGGCTAAGGCCTGTCATGGCCGAAAATTCCTTGATATGCATGGCCCCTCCCAAGACGGCATATCTGTCTCCCCTATAAGACAAACTACACCTTAAACCAGCTTTAAGGTCAAGAAAATCCCTACCCAAATAGGGGCGGGGGAAGAATGAAGCTGCAGTAGGCTTGCCTATGCTTCGATGGGCGCGCGCCAGCGATTGAGCGTGGCGACGACGATAACCATGGCGGCAACGGAAAGCACGAGCAGAATGACGTATGTGTAGAAGTAGCTTCCCAGCAGGTCTTTGAGCGGGCCAGGGAGGAAGTTCATGACCAGGCCGCCAATGACGTACACGACCTGGCAGTTCTTGATGAATTTGCCGCGTCCGTGTTCGGGCGCCAGCTCCAGCGACCACTCCGACGTGCCCACGGTGCCCAGCGCCATGCCCGCGCCGAAGAATACCGAGCCCGCAATTGCGAACAGGGGATTCACGACTACGGCAGCGCACAGGCAGAGGATGCCCGCAGTCTGCAGGCCGAACATGATGGCCGTTGCGCGTGCCGTGTCGATCTTGTCGAACAGCTTTCCGGTGGCGTATTTCGAGATGGTCAGGCTCACGCCGGCCACGGAGAGCATGGCGGCGGCGAAGAAATCGTTATATCCCGAGGTCGTAAGGTATACGGAAAGGTACGTGAGCGCGCCCATGCAAATGCCTCCCACGGCGGCAAGCGCCAGGAAGAAGCGGTTGCGCGTCCTGTTGGGCATGGGGATGGGCTTGTGATGGGTAACGCGATGCGCCTTTTCGGCGGCGGTCGCTATGTGCTTGTGCTTTTGCATCCCCATGGCGGAGGGGTCGTTGCGTAGGAACACGCCGATAATGGCTGCAATGATGAGCGCCATATATGCCTCTACGATGAAGGCAATTTGCAGCGAGATATTGCTGATGATGGCCACCACGATCACGGGAATAACGATGCTCGCCACGCCGCTGCCCACGGTGGCAAAGCCGATAGCGCTACCGCGATCGCCCTCATACCACCTGTTCACGAGCATGGTCATGCCAACCATGCCGCCAAAGCCGTAGCCTGCGCCCGCCAGAATGGCGCCAATGATGAACATGGGCATGGCCGTGGCGATGGAATAGGCGAAGAAGCCCATGGCCGTGAGGATGGTGGCGAAGCACACGCCCATGCGTGCGCCAAGCAGGTTGAAGTAGCGGTCTACGAACAGCATGGCCACGATGGTGGTAAGCGTGCGAACGGCCAGAATGATGGACCCGCCCGTGTTGCCCACGGCGGGCATTGCCACGATGTAGGGCTGATAGACGCTGAACGACGTGCTGGGCAATCCGATGTTGGCAAAGATGAAAAGGAAGCAGCAGAGCGTGATGACCTTTTCGTAATGGTCCTTCATGCGGTGGTCTGCTCTCCTTTCCGTATTCGTGAGGGGAAGCAGCGGAAAACCACTGCGAACCCCGCGTCTTGCATGCCCCCATGTACTGCAATTCGTGCGATGTGCGCAAATTTGCGCGTCTGTTATTTGTAACGCTTGCGCGCGCGTACATGAAGGGATTTTTTCCACTTTAGCCTAACGAAGCAGCACCCCGTGTGTCAAAAATCGCGTATTCCCAGGTCATAAACTTTTTCTCGAAAAGCTATTGACCCTCAACCAGCTTCAAGCACTACGGTGTCTTCATATGTTCCACACAACTTAACACAGGGAGTAGGGAGGTTTTGCATGGAACGCATGGAGGGAAAAGAAGTAACGTCGGCGATTAACGTAGATATGAATCGCCGCGGATTCCTGAAGGGCGCCGCGCTTTCCGCGCTCGGCATTGCGGGCATGGGCGCGCTTGCTGGTTGCGGTCAGGCCAAGTCGGCCAACTCTTCCAGCTCGGACGATTCGTCCAAGGCTGCCGAGGAATTCAAGGCTGACGAGACCCGCGAAGCGGATATCGTGGTCGTCGGCGCTGGCGCTGCTGGTATGATGGCTGCTCACGTGGCCGCTCAGGGTGGTGCGAAGGTCGTCATCCTGGAAAAGGGCGCCGATTACTCCGCGCCTAATGGCATGTACGTTTCGGGTCCGTTCGCCGTGGGCACCGACGTGCTCCAGAACAAGGAAGGCGGTACGACGCTCACCGTCGATGACGCGTTCTACCACGTCATGGAGTACTCCCACTGGACGCCCAATCCGGCTCTGCTGCGCCGCTGCCTGGAAGAGTCGAAGAACGCCGTGGCCGAGCTCGAGGGCATTGGCTACACCTTCAAGGAGACGAACTTCCGCTTCGAGACTCCGTTCGTGGGCGAAAAGGGCGGCTTCCACCTGATCACCATTCCGTCCGATGAGCGCGTG
This genomic stretch from Denitrobacterium detoxificans harbors:
- a CDS encoding MFS transporter encodes the protein MKDHYEKVITLCCFLFIFANIGLPSTSFSVYQPYIVAMPAVGNTGGSIILAVRTLTTIVAMLFVDRYFNLLGARMGVCFATILTAMGFFAYSIATAMPMFIIGAILAGAGYGFGGMVGMTMLVNRWYEGDRGSAIGFATVGSGVASIVIPVIVVAIISNISLQIAFIVEAYMALIIAAIIGVFLRNDPSAMGMQKHKHIATAAEKAHRVTHHKPIPMPNRTRNRFFLALAAVGGICMGALTYLSVYLTTSGYNDFFAAAMLSVAGVSLTISKYATGKLFDKIDTARATAIMFGLQTAGILCLCAAVVVNPLFAIAGSVFFGAGMALGTVGTSEWSLELAPEHGRGKFIKNCQVVYVIGGLVMNFLPGPLKDLLGSYFYTYVILLVLSVAAMVIVVATLNRWRAPIEA
- a CDS encoding exonuclease SbcCD subunit D; translated protein: MRFLHTADLHIGKRVRGFSLKEEQERALEHIVRIACEKRVDAIVVAGDIYDKPVPPTWALGALEHFLEQATDAGITVIMIAGNHDSAERLAFGARFMSAERVCIAQPFSGEPQFIDMESATGAARFHLIPFVRPVHVRAAYPNEAESIASYTDALACAAHHQPLRSDAANVLVAHQFVVDGETKPETCESETIVVGGLDSVEARVFDAFDYVALGHIHGPQRVRRDTVRYSGSLYPYSFSEAGRQKHVDIVDIDESGNAQVTSVPLPEERTLREVRCTFEDLRAAAQTDAHADDYLHITLEDEALMDAMAKVREFYPNVMQLDFAHDAEAFTGNTQEVAHNVRKRDPLSVVSDYYEQQAGEALSEQQRELLHVIIEEAREEEEGGAQ
- a CDS encoding ABC transporter ATP-binding protein/permease, coding for MIEVKGLRRSYKTGDFVQKALDGVTLNFRDNEFVAVLGPSGSGKTTLLNILGGLDHADGGDIVINGTSTKDYRSSDWDTYRNHRIGFVFQSYNLIPHQTILSNVELALTLSGVGRAERKRRAADALAEVGLGDHLHKKPSQLSGGQMQRVAIARALVNNPDIVLADEPTGALDTETGIQVMDILKKVADDRLVIMVTHNPELAEEYATRIVRLADGCIISDSDAFNPFNDSAIVGVPDPANEAARAAATAAALNAATAVHVDDPGQGAGGKEKKASMGFLTALALSFNNLMTKKGRTFLTAFAGSIGIIGIAAILALSNGVNNYILDTEEEALTSYPLTVTKSSFDVSSLLTATMGYTTGSDSEGSGDGEFSTSNSIPESTIMTDMFAKVKNNDLSAFKQYLESGESGIDEYVNTIQYDYGIEVNAFSPDTSSGVTQLNPSSMKSVFQNGISSSALSSSSGMSSFDEMLDNREMLEDQMDVVAGRWPENYNEAILVLNSSGAISDYTLYSLGVYDTSVMEDMVKQALNGEEVVVPETSGDFTYDDALNLSFKVVPASSMYRYNEEQGTWTDMSKDEEYMKEQVNQGIDLKVVGVVKPASASSSAVLNEGVAYTPELTQKLMEMASSSDIVKQQLASPDVDVFTGKTFEELQDSQASDFDMSSMFKVDEEALSNAFGFDSSSLDFSGMDLSGMDMSSMDLSGLSLDASSLDMSGVDMSGLFDSDTMAALIANAPQPDFSQMNPSINDEQRAAITAVSGQITGGFAPYVIAQGGTLADFQDSAKMQQYWAAYLQTESVQQQVAQLNALMGQAYGEALQTAMQDYMTNQYAPYMQQAMGNLISQAAQAMATEMATQMATQMAAATGQLGSQLSSAIGSSLTSQMSGLSDSLQSAFSFDADAFAQAIQFNMTQEDLVSLLTNYMNADELTYDGNLEKLGYASLDNPESIGIYPKDFAAKEKVLSIIDGYNQRMTDEGNDSRTIQYSDIAGTLMSSVTDIVNMISIVLIAFVSISLVVSSIMIGIITYISVLERKKEIGILRAMGASKGNVANVFNAETIIEGLIAGVFAIGFVVLVSIPVNAIVAASFDVENVMILPWVSGLVLIGVSVLLTFVAGLIPSGNASRRDPVEALRTE
- a CDS encoding MerR family transcriptional regulator, which produces MHIKEFSAMTGLSQSSIRFYEKRGLLQSPREDNGYRDFSPEDAFRMNAFRKLLSYNFSIDEAINYIDSPQATDAFLTSLASRKDNIEEQIEILKRRVDTITNALGYIEQREGDNVFSLTNAPDCLYIQASVKRDFSVSMKRQETIAEFYGLLGASQCMRIIKSNLVESEAHTVIPNYIIGVRQTDAHLLSRNARQHARLLPLGPCVYWRREITRSEGTKGSSYEPLRRYLREHNLKIAGDILTAPQFLNLDGKGTDVENIYVPIEE
- a CDS encoding trigger factor; this translates as MAIEILSDELVNDGHVMRVTVRIPAGDKASMVREGLLGLAQEARLAPGEGGEIRAALEDKFGAENVAAGLTSYVASMAAPAVVNQKNLHIMFTPQSTVERVDGLFDENALEMKIDLILRPEYELTDYSPVHVKRQSIEITDKMVSLQIAQEMERFASFEEAGGPLEVGDYAMFDMTTQVNGEEAASLSGKNSRIALVRGEMPDGFIDAVVGMMPGDERTFDFTAKLPGAPENAAPDTFNVRAKLIEKRLRRVPELTDEFVRESMKGAGVGETAESFRAAVKERMEAQLAQQQKLQDENMVDAELAKRLDANIPDLYLENTHRDILQNMQANLAAQGMTIAQYAQQQGANEQQFSMMIAMHAHESLRQGFALDAYFRHMGQEVTDADIDAALHEMTPGHEEQARANFDKNGAWFVVRETAARLKAHNDAVSKAIFE